In Diachasmimorpha longicaudata isolate KC_UGA_2023 chromosome 7, iyDiaLong2, whole genome shotgun sequence, the following proteins share a genomic window:
- the LOC135164301 gene encoding zinc finger matrin-type protein 5, translated as MGKHYHCNYCDRSFKDNADVRRKHLSSLQHAKNHAEHYRQFKDPEDILREESAKISCKKLTSENGCPFGSSCRFSHYTAPMMWELQRIVSLKHQKELEKSSSNIPNPTEIINKFFQDPLTSTITERVDQPIWNIPTELKNWSHLPPSLWPITPASVTDSNFPKWG; from the exons ATGGGAAAGCACTATCACTGTAATTATTGTGACAGATCGTTCAAGGATAATGCAGATGTGAGGAGGAAACATTTATCGAGTTTGCAACATGCCAAGAATCATGCGGAGCATTATCGACAATTTAAAG ATCCTGAAGATATTTTAAGAGAAGAATCAGCGAAGATATCATGCAAGAAACTAACTTCAGAGAATGGATGCCCATTCGGGTCTAGCTGCAGATTCTCACACTACACTGCTCCTATGATGTGGGAACTCCAGAGAATCG TATCATTGAAGCATCAGAAAGAGTTGGAGAAGTCCTCATCAAATATTCCAAATCCAACCGAAATCATCAACAAATTCTTTCAAGATCCCCTGACCTCCACCATCACCGAGCGAGTTGACCAGCCAATCTGGAATATTCCTACCGAACTGAAAAACTGGTCACATTTACCACCCTCGCTGTGGCCAATCACTCCAGCGAGTGTAACAGATTCAAATTTTCCGAAATGGGGATGA